In Mycobacteriales bacterium, the genomic stretch CGTCAGGTCGTTGTGCCGCGCCGACTGGTCGTAGATGACCGTGATGATGCAGTTGGTGTTGGCGCAGAAGGCGTCCTGCGCGGGCGCGTTGGCGTACCCGCCCGGGGCGAGCGTGCCGATGTCGGTCAGGCCGCCGTCGGAGGCCCGGCGGACCTGGTAGAGCCGGCCGCTGTACGTGCCGAACAGCGCCCGGACGGTGCTGTGCGCGGCCACGCACGGCGTCCCGGCCGAGCCGTAGATGTCGCACGGCAGGGTGGCCGCCTGGGCCGGGCCGGCGACGCCGACCAGGCCGAGCAGGGCCAGCGCGAGCACGGCGAGGAACGGCAGGAGCGGACTCCGGCGGCCGGACGGGTGGCGTGGAGGCACCGGGATCACCTCTTTCGGGTCGGCGTCGACTCGGAGGCGCTCGGGCAGCGAGCGGACACCTCGGGACAGACGGTCCGTTCTGAGCACTCTGTGATCGATACCGTCCGCCCGGCGCCAGCAATTGTCAACAGCCCGATCAGAACCGAACACGGTCTCGATCCGCGTCGCCGGCCGGATCTCCCACCGGCACAGGCTTCCGGGCCGAGCGTCGGGGAGCCGGGCGCCGGGGCATTCGGTCGGAACCGATCAAAAAGTGCCTCGCCGCCGCTACTGTGGTGCCCGTGTTCGCGGCGGAGCGGCGGCAACGCATCCTCGACCTGGTCCGGTCCAGCGGGGCGATCTCGTTGCGCGAGCTCGCCCGGCAACTGCAGACCTCGGAAGTGACGGTGCGCCGGGACCTGCGCGCGCTGGAGTCCGAGGGCCTGCTCGACCGCCGGCACGGCGGCGCGGTGCTGCCCGGCGGCCTCGCCCACGAGCCGTCGTACTCGGAGAAGGCGCAGGTCGCGGCGGCGGAGAAGGCCGCGATCGCGGAGCTCGCGCTGTCCCTGGTCAGCGACGGCGACGCGCTGGTGATCGGGGCCGGCACCACCACCCAGGCGTTCGCGCGGCGCCTGACCACGTTCGCCGAGCTGACCGTGGTGACGAACTCGCTCATGGTCGCGCAGGCGCTGGCCCGCGCCCGGGGCGTCGAGGTCGTGATGACCGGCGGCTCGCTGCGCGGCTCGATCCACGCGCTGGTCGGCAGCATGACCGAGCAGGCGCTGTCCTCGGTCCGCGGCACCCGTGCGTTCATCTCCGGCAACGGCCTGACCGCCGCCCGGGGACTGTCCACCCCGAACGTCGCGGTGGCCGGGGTGGACCGGGCCCTGGCCGCGGCCGGCCGGGAGATCGTCGTGCTCGCCGACCACACGAAGATCGGCGTGGACGCGACCATGCAGACCGTCCCGCCGGCCGACATCGTGCACCTGGTCACCGACGACCGGGCCGATCCGGCGCAGCTGGCCGAGCTGGGCTCGGCCGGCATCCAGGTGCACGTCGCCTCGACGCAGGCCGCCGAGGAGCCGAGCTCGGCCCGTAGTTGACAGCTTTCGGTCGGGATCGGACTGTCGGAGATCCGTTATTGACAGCTCTGTTTCGGATGTGACTGAATCATGCCCAAGCGGGAGCGTGAGAGCGGTCACATGGGCGTGCCGAGTAGGTCGTCACGCGTTGCCGGGTGCGCATCCCGAGTTCCGGGTCGTCCTGCGGCCCACTGGCGACGAGGAGTGGCCGCATGACCGTTCGCCGCGCCCGGTACCTGACGGCAGCCCTGGTCTGCCTCCCGCTCGCGCTGACCGCCTGCGCCAAGTCCGAGGACTCCACCGCCAGCAGCGGCAGCGGTTCGAGCAGCGGCGGCGCCCAGGTGGTCGAGACGCCCAGCGCGTCGGCCGGCCCCGGTTGCACCCTGCAGACGTACGGGGCGACCAAGCTGGACCTGACCCAGGCCACCGTCGGCTTCTCCCAGTCGGAGAAGGAGGCGAACCCGTTCCGGATCGCCGAGACGCAGTCCATCAAGGACGAGGCCTCGAAGCTCGGCGTGAAGAAGCTGCTCACCACCAACGCGAACTCCCAGCTGAGCAAGCAGATCTCCGACATCCAAGACATGATCAACCAGGGTGCGCAGGCGCTGATCGTGGCGCCGCTGAACTCCGACGGGCTGGAGCCGGCGCTCAACGCGGCCAAGGCCAAGAAGATCCCGGTGCTGACGATCGACCGGAAGATCAACGCGACCGCCTGCGACACGTACGTGGCGTTCCTCGGCTCCAACTTCGTCGAGCAGGGCAAGAAGGCGGCCCAGCAGATGTCGACGGCGATGGGCGGCAAGGGCAAGGTCGCGATCCTGCTCGGCTCCTCCGGCAACAACGTCACCACCGACCGGACCAAGGGCTTCGTCGACGAGCTCAAGGCCAGCTCGCCCGGCATCACGGTGGTCGCCCAGCAGACCGGCGACTTCGCCCGGGACAAGGGCCAGACGGTGATGGAGCAGATCATCGCCGCCCAGCCCGGCATCACCGGGGTGTACGCGGAGAACGACGAGATGGCGCTGGGCGCGCTGGTGGCGCTGAAGAGCGCGGGCAAGACCCCCGGCAAGGACGTCCAGGTCGTCTCGGTGGACGGCACCCGCAACGCGGTGCAGAAGATCGTCGACGGTGAGATGGCCGCGGTCGTCGAGTCCAACCCGCGGTTCGGCCCGCTGGCGTTCAAGACGCTCACCGACTTCTACAACGGGACCTCGATCCCGGAGAACGTGATCATCTCCGACAAGCTCTACACGAAGGACAACGCCTCGTCCGAGGTCGCCAACGCGTACTAGGCCGTACACGCCCCCTCAGGGCCGGACCGCACGTCGGTCCGGCCCTGAGCCCGACCCCGAGGAGGACGCCCCGTGACCGAGGGCAACCCCGTGCTCGAGGCGCGCGCCGTCGGCAAGCGGTTCCCCGGGGTCGTCGCACTGTCCGGTGTGGACATCCAGCTGCGCGCCGGCGAGGTGCACGCGCTGGTCGGGGAGAACGGCGCCGGCAAGTCGACGTTGATCAAGCTGCTCACCGGGGTCTACCAGCCCGACGACGGGGAGCTGGTGTACCGGGGCGAGCCGGTCCGCTTCGGCCGGCCGCTGGACGCCCAGGCCGCCGGGATCAGCACGATCTACCAGGAGGTCAACCTGGTCCCGCTGCTGTCGGTGGCGGCCAACATCTTCCTCGGCCGGGAGCCGCGCAACCGGTTCGGGCTGGTCGACCACCGGGCCATGACCGCGGCCGCGGCCCAGCTGCTCGGCTCGCTCGGGGTGGACGCGGAGGTCAGCCGTCCACTGCGGACGCTCGGCCTGGGTACCCAGCAGATGGTCGCCGTCGCCCGCGCGGTCGCGGTCGACGCCAGGGCCGTCGTCATGGACGAGCCGACCTCCTCGCTGGAGGCCGCCGAGGTGGCCACCCTGTTCGAGGTGGTGGCGCGGCTGAAGTCCCAGGGCGTGGCCGTGCTCTACGTCAGTCACCGGCTGGACGAGCTGTACCGGATCTGCGACCGGGTCACCGTGCTGCGCGACGGCCGGGTCGTCCACAGTGGACTGCTGGCCGACCTGCCCCGGTTGCGGCTGGTCGCCGCGATGCTCGGCCGCGACCTGGACGAGGTCCGGCGGGAGGGCACCACCCGGTTCGAGGGCGAGTCCTCGGTCGCGACCGGCGAGGCCCCGGTGCTGGAGGCGGTCGGGCTGACCCGCCGGCACGTCCTCGACGGCGTCTCACTGACCGTACGGCCGGGGGAGATCGTCGGTCTCGGCGGCCTGCTCGGCGCCGGCCGGAGCGAGACCGCCCGGGCCATCGCCGGCGCGATGCCGCTCGACGGCGGCACGGTCACGGTGGCCGGACGGCGGATCCGCACCGGCTCGGTCCCGGCCGCGATCGCCGCCGGGGTGGTGATGCTGCCGGAGGACCGCAAGGCCGACGGCATCGTGCCCGGGTTGTCCGTACGGGACAACATCGCGCTCGCGGCGCTGCCGGCGCTGTCCCGGGCCGGCATCGTCTCCCGCCGCAAGCAGGACGCGATCGTGGACCGGTTCGTCTCCCGGCTGCGGATCAAGGCCTCCAGCCCGGACCAGAAGGTCGGCGAGCTCTCCGGCGGCAACCAGCAGAAGGTGCTGCTGGCCCGGCTGCTGGCCCGCAACCCCAAGCTGCTGCTGCTGGACGAGCCGACCCGCGGCATCGACATCGGGGCCAAGGCCGAGGTGCAGGGGCTGATCGACGAGCTGGCCGCGGAGGGGCTCGGGGTGGTGCTGATCTCGTCCGAGTTCGACGAGGTGGTGGAGGGGTCCGACAGCGTGGTGGTGCTGCGGGACGGGCGCGCGGTGGCCACGCTGCGCGGGGACCAGGTGACCGAGGAGGCGTTGCTGGACGCGCTGGCGGCGGAGGAGTCCGATGGCTGAGGCGGTGGCGCGGCGGACCGTCGACACGGCCACGGCCCGGCGCTGGCTGCGCGACAACGGCGTGTACGCCGCGGTCGTCCTGCTGCTGGTCTACAACCTCGCGTTCACCGCCAACTTCGCCACCGTCTCCAACGTCACCACCCAGCTGGTCCAGGTCGCGCCGGTGGTCATCGTCGCGCTCGGGATGGCGATGGTGATCGGCACCGAGGGCGTGGACCTCTCGGTCGGCTCGGTGATGGCGATCGCGGCCGCGCTGCTGCCGCTCTACCTCGGCTACGGCCTGGTCGCCGGCGTCGTCACCGCGTTGCTGGCCGGCGCGGTGGCCGGGCTGCTCAACGGCGTGCTGGTCGCGGTGGTGCGGATCCAGCCGATCGTGGCCACGCTGGCGCTGCTGGTGGGCGGCCGCGGCCTGGCGATCGTGCTCGTGGACGGGCAGATCAAGGACATCCGCAACGACGCGCTGCTCTCCTTCGGCTCCGGCGACGCGGCCGGGATCCCGTACGTGGTCTGGCTGGCGGCCGTGCTCTCGATCGCGGTCGGGCTGCTGGTCCGCTACACGACGTTCGGGCGGCGGCTGGTGGCGGTGGGGGACAACCGGTCGGCCAGCGCGCTGGCCGGGCTGCCGGTGCGGCGGGTCCTCATCGTCACGTACGTCCTCAGTGGACTGCTGGCCGCGGTGGCCGGCATCGTCGCGACGGCCCGGCTGACCGCGAGCGACCCGTCCTCGATCGGCAACCTCTACGAGCTGAGCGCGATCACCGCGGTCGTCGTCGGCGGCACCTCGCTGTCCGGCGGCCGGGTCCGCATCCTCGGCACGGTGATGGGGGCGCTGCTCATCCAGCTGATCCGGGCCACGCTGATCAAGAACGACCTGCCGGACTCGATCGCCCAGCTCGTCCAGGCCGCGATCATCGTCCTGGCCGTGTACGCGCAGCGCGAGCGACGGGCGGGTGCGGCATGAGCCTGGTCTCCACGGTGCCGGCGCAGGACGCGGCGGCCGGCACCGGCCGCCGGGAGCGGATCGCGGCCGTCGTCCAGCGCAGCGGCGCCTACATCGTGCTGCTGCTCATGGTGATCGTGTCCTCGTTCGCCTTCGACTCCTTCGCCACCACGGGCAACGCGCAGAACATCGCGATCCAGAGCTCGTTCCTGGCGATCGTCGCGCTGGGCATGACGTTCGTGATCCTCAGTGGCGGCATCGACCTGTCGGTGGGGTCGGTGTTCGCGCTCGGCGGTGTGCTGGCGGCGTACGGGATCCGGTGGGGGAGCCTGGCCGCGCTGCTGCTGCCCCTGCTGGTGTGCGGGGCGATCGGGTTGCTCAACGGCGTGCTGGTCGCATATGGACGGTTGGCGCCGTTCATCGTCACGCTGGCCACGCTGCTCGGCGCGCGCGGGCTGCTGCTGGTGATCACCGACGAGGGCTCCATCACCCGGATCATCCCCAGCGACTCGCTGCTCGTGCGGGCCGCGCAGGGCTCGTTCCTCGGGCTCGGCTGGCCGGTCTGGATCGCGGTCGGGCTGTTCGCGCTCGGCGCGCTCGTGCTGCAGCGGACCCGGACCGGGCGCTCGGTGCTGGCCATCGGCGGCAGCCGGGACGCGGCGCTGCTGATGGGGTTGCCGGTCGCGCGCCGGACGATGCTGCTCTACCTGGCCAGCGGGCTGCTGGCCGGGCTGGCCGGGGCGCTGGCGGCGGCGTACTCGGGGTCCGGGGTGACGATCGTCGGCGTCGGCCTGGAGCTCGACGCGATCGCCGCGGTCGTCATCGGCGGCACGCTGCTCACCGGCGGCGCCGGCACGATCGGCGGCACGCTCTGCGGCGTCCTGCTGCTGCGGGTGATCCAGAACGTGATCAACCAGATCGGGACCCTCGGGTCGTCGTACCAGTCCGTGGTGAGCGGCGGGTTCCTCGTGGTGGTCGTGGTCATCCAGGCGTACCTGAGCCGGGAGCAGCGCCTGTAGAGGACCCTGCTGCCATGGGCGAGAACATCGTCCTCTGCTCGGACGGCACGCTCCCCGGTCCGCCGCGGTAGGTGAGACCCGCACCGGCTGAGCGCATTCGCCTGTGGTGGTTCCGGTTGGTCGCTACGCTCCGGATGGTCGGTGGGCGGGTCTGGGGGGCGGTCTCGGTGGTGCGTAAGACATGGGTCGCGGGTGGCGTGGGTGTGTTGCTGGCGGTCGCGATGGCGGCGATGCCCGCGGCTCCGGCCGGCGCGGCGGTGGTCCAGCCGACCGGGAACGCGACCGCGACGGTGGAGACCGCCCCGGTCCTCAGCACCGGCGACGCGGCCGACGACCCGGCGATCTGGGTCAATGCGGCCGACCCGGCCCGCTCGGCCGTGATCGGCAACGACAAGGGTGGCTCGCTGGAGGTGTACGACCTCGCCGGCACCCGGATCCAGCGCATCACCGAGGGGTTCTTCGGCAACGTCGACGTCCGGCATGCGGTCCCGACCGGCGCCGGCACCGTGGACGTCGTCGGCGTCTACCGGCTGGGGCTGCGGTTCTACCGCATCGACCCGGCCACCCGGACGCTCAGCAACATCACCGACGACCCGACCGGCAGCATCAAGGCGCCGTTCAGCGGTGAGGGTTTCTGCCTCTACCACAGCCCGTCCACCGGCCGGCTCTCGGCGTTCGTGGACGCGCGGGACGGCCGGATCGCCCAGTTCGAGCTCGGGGACACCGACGGCGACGGCCTGATCGACGGCCGGCTGGTGCGGTCCTGGGACGTCGGCACCGAGGTCGAGGGCTGCGTCGCCGACGACGGCCTCGGCGACCTCTACGTCAGTGAGGAAGGCGTCGGCATCTGGAAGTACGGCGCCGAGCCCACCGCCGGGACGACCCCGGCCGACCGCGTGCTGGTCGACTCGGTGACCACCAGCGGCGGCCGGCTGGTGCCGGACATCGAGGGCCTCACGATCGTCTACCAGCCGAACGGCACCGGCTACCTGATGGCCTCGTCCCAGGCCGCGTCGAACACGGCCAACTTCTACGCGGTGTACGAACGGCAGGGCGCCAACGCGTTCGTCCGGACGTTCCGGGTCGTCAACGGCGCCACCGTCGACGGCTGCGGCCGCACCGACGGCATCGACGCGGTCGCCCAGAACATGGGACCGGCGTTCCCGAACGGCATGTTCGTCTGCCAGGACAACAACAACTCCGTGCCGGGCGTCTCCGGGAACCAGAACTTCAAGTTCGTCCCGCTGGAGCGGGTGGTCGGGCTGAACCAGCAGCCGCCCGCGAACACGCCGCCGACCGCGCGCTTCACCTCCTCCTGCGCCGGGCTGTCCTGCACCCTCGACGGCAGCGGCTCGTCCGACGCCGAGGGCGCGATCGCCTCGTACCACTGGGATTTCGGGGACGGGTCCACCGGATCGGGGGTCCGGCCGGCGCACGCGTACGGGGCCGCCGGGACGTACCAGGTCACGCTGACGGTCACCGACTCCGCCGGCGCCACCGGCGCGGTCACGCATCCGGTGGTGGCCGGCTCGGTCGCCGGCGCCATCGCCTTCCGCGGTGAGGCGTCCACCGTCGTCAACGGGACGGCCCCCGGCGTCACCGTGCCGGCCGCGGTGCAGGCCGGCGACGGGCTGCTGCTGTACGCGACGCTCAACATCACCACGACCACGGTCACCGCGCCCGCCGGCTGGACCCAGGTCGCGAACTTCGTCACCGCCTCCGCGCGGACCCTGGTGTGGAAGAAGGCCGCGGCTCCTGGCGACGCGGGGAGCCGGGTGGCGCTCGGCCTCAGCGCGACGACCAAGGTCGCCCTGCAGCTCGCCGCGTACGGCGGTACGGCCGCGAACCCGGTCGTCGCCACCCGCTCGGATACGGCCAACACGCTCGGTCACCCGACGCCGGTGGTCACCGTGCCGGCGGGCGGTTGGGTCGTCTCCTACTGGGCCGACAAGTCGGCCACGACGACGGCCTGGACGGCTCCCGCCGGCGTCACCGTCCGCGCCGAACCCCTCGGCACCGGCGGCGGCCGGATCACCTCGCTGCTCGCCGACAGCGGCGGCGCCGTCCCGGCCGGGACCGCGGGCGGTCTCACCGCCACCACCGACGCCCCCTCCCGCGCCGCCTCGGTGACGATCGCCCTCGCCCCGGCGTAGCCGGTTCTGTCGAATCCCTGCGCCGTCGGCCTCAATGCGCAAGGCTGACACTCGCGCGGGGGACGGCCCTCGCGCTGGACGGCGACGGGGCCGGAAGGACGGCTCCCGACGAATGGAGCGTCCGCGGTCCCGGCGGTCTGGTCGAGCAGCTGGAGTTCGCCCTGGAGGCGGCGGCGAGCTCGGGCCAGACCACGCTGCGCTCGGCGATCCTGCCGTCCGCACCCCGGCCCGCGGCCTGGTCACATCGCTGCCGGCGGCCCCCGTCGCCGAGGACGGCGAGCTCGTCTGAGTCGCCGGGCGTCAGCAGGCCCGTTCGGCGCTGGGCTCGGCCGCGACGGGCGTGCGCTGCCGGTCCAGGGTGACCACCGCGCGCAGCCGCCAGCGGTCGCCGGACAGCGTCTCGGTGCTGAGCCGCCCGTTCACGGTGGCCATCCGGGCGGACAGGCTGTCCAGACCGGAGCCGCCGTCGGGGCCCTCGCCCAGGTGGTCCGTGACCCCGTCGTTGGTGATCCCGAGCGTGACGCAGCCGCCCACCCGCCGGACCGCGATCTCGCAGGTCGTCGCCTCGCTGTGGCGCAGGACGTTGGTCACGCTCTCGCGCAGGACGATCGCGAGCACCGTCCCGACGTCCTGGGGCAGCATGTCGGTCCCCGAGACGTCCACCCGCGTCCTGATGTCGGCCGCGAGCAGCATCGACCGGGCCGAGAACACCTCTTCGACCAGGGACATCTCCCGGTAGCCGCGGGCGACCGCGCGTACGTCGGCGAGCGCCCGGCGGGAGATGTCCTGGACCTCGTTGTTCTCCTCGCAGGCCTGGTCCGGGCTGGTCCGGATCAGCCGGCCGGTGAGCTCGCTCTTCAGCGCTATCGCGGAGATGCTGTAGCCGATCAGGTCGTGCAGGTCCCGGGAGACCCGCAGCCGCTCACCGGCGACCGCGAGCCGGGCCACCTCGGCGCGGGCGTCGCGCAGCTCCTCGACCAGGGCGGCCAGCCGGGCCAGCCCGTACACGAGCAGGCCGGTGATCACGGTGGCGACCGTGCCGTACGCGGTCTCGAACCGGGTGCCGGCGAGGACGTCCTGGATGCAGGCCGTACTCGCGACGACCGCGACGAACGCGGTCCAGGCGGCGACGCGGGGCAGCGCCAGCAGGCAGCTGCCGGCCAGGAAGCCCGGCATGCCCGCCCAGGACCGGCCGAACTCCAGGAACGGCAGGTACGCCAGGGCGCCCTGCGCCACCAGCGCGGTGGCGCCGAGCGGGCTGCGGTACGACGCCGGCAGCCGGCGCAGGAACGGCAGCTGGGCCGCCAGCAGGACCAGCAGGTACCCGACCGCGAGCGCCTGGTGGGGTCCGGCGTCCGGTGCGGTGAAGATCCGGAGCACCGCGACGGTGCCGAGGCCGGCGAACACGACGGCCACCAGCGCCCGGGCCAGCCGCGGCGCGAAGAGCCAACCTTCCGGGATGGCGCCGGTGCCGGAGGCCCAGTCGGGCCGGTCGCCGACGTCAGGGCAAGCACTCTCCATGATGCGTCGTCACGCCTTCCGAAACGGGCTGGCCTGGGGCCGGGTCGCTGCTGAGCGGCCACCATGTCCGTCTCAATACCTCCCCGGGAGGCGCTCCCGGTAATCACGTGATAAGGCCGGACCTGGGTACGGACGTCTCCACGCGTCGCCATCGGCGCTGCGGAAGGGCCGGTCCTACAGCCAGCCGGCGTCGTCGGCGATGCGGATCGCATCGACCCGGTTGCGCGCGTTCAGCTTCGCCGCGGCCGAGGTGAGGTAGTTGCGCACGGTGCCCTTGGTGAGGCACAGCCGGGTGGCGATCTCGCCGACGCCGTGCCCCTCGGAGCAGAGCCGGAGGGCCTCCAGCTCCCGGGTGGTCAGCGGGCACGTGCGGGTGTCCCAGGCGTCCAGCGCCAGCTGGTTGTCGATCACCCGCAGTCCGGCCGCGACCTTGCGGATCGCGTCGGCGAGCTCGGTCGCGGGCGCGTCCTTGACCAGGAAGCCGCAGACCTTGGCCGACAGGGCCCGGCGCATGATGCCGGGCTGGCCCATGCTGGTGAGGATCACGGTCCGGCAGTCCGGCAGCAGCTCGTGCAGCTGCTCGGCCGCGGACAGCCCGTCCAACCCGGGAAGGTCGACGTCGATCACGGCGACGTCGGGCCGGAGCCGCAGGGCCGTCGGCACGATCTCGTCGCCGGAGGCGACCCCGGCGACCACCTTGATGTCCGGCTCCATACCCAACAGTGCGACGAGGGCCGCGCGAACGATGTGCATGTCCTCGGCCAGCAGCACACTGATCATCATCGGCCCCCGGACAAAGGGTCTATTCCCTTGCACAGCTCTCTGTCGGAGAGTAACCGGCGACTGCGGTCCGGGATTGCCCCAAATGGGGGGAACCGGACGAGGCACCCGCGCTTCGATCGGCGGTGTCAGGCTGCCCGGTGGGCTGCCCGATGGGGCGACGCGACGTGCAGCTCGGGCTGGTCGGCCTGCTGTTCGTCGGTCACGGCGCCGTTGGGGAGGATCTCGCCGAGGTCGTCGAACAGGACAACCCCGTTACACAGCAGGCTCCAGCCCTGGTCGGGATGGTCCGCGACCACGTGGGCGGCGTCCCGGTCGGGAGCGTGGGCGGGCGGGCAGGACGGACGGTGCTGACACATGACGGTCACCTCGGACGCGGACTTTCGGATGATGACCCGGCGCGGGCGCCGGTGCACCATCCGCTTCCTTCGAGCCTGCGCCTCATCCAGGCGCGCCACGTCTCCCGTCGTGTCCTGCGCTTCTCCTGGCGTGTGGTCCGTCGCCCGGGGTGCCCGGGCGCGCAGGAGGACCACCACCAGCACCAGCACGCCGATGCCGCAGAGAGCCGGGCCGTGGACAACGACGCGCCGGGTGAAGCCCATGACCGCTAGCACCTTCCCAGGAGTACGAACCGGTTGGCGATCGCCTGTCGCCACATCTCGTAGGCCGGCTGGCCGTCGGCACCGGCGGCGGGCCGGGTGTCGGCGCAGACCTGTGCCGCCTCCTCCGGGCTGGCGCCGCAGAAGACCTCCGTCGCGGCCCGGGTGTGGTCCGTCACCAGGCCGGCCCGCAGCCGGGCCTCGGCCCCGAACGCGCCGCCCGGCGCCAGGTCCGACCGGTACGCGCCGGCCCGGTCCCAGAGTTGCTCCAGCTCCTGCTCGCAGGCGCCGCCGGCGTAGGTCGCGGCCAGGGCGACGCCACCGT encodes the following:
- a CDS encoding DUF5999 family protein → MGFTRRVVVHGPALCGIGVLVLVVVLLRARAPRATDHTPGEAQDTTGDVARLDEAQARRKRMVHRRPRRVIIRKSASEVTVMCQHRPSCPPAHAPDRDAAHVVADHPDQGWSLLCNGVVLFDDLGEILPNGAVTDEQQADQPELHVASPHRAAHRAA
- a CDS encoding ABC transporter permease, coding for MAEAVARRTVDTATARRWLRDNGVYAAVVLLLVYNLAFTANFATVSNVTTQLVQVAPVVIVALGMAMVIGTEGVDLSVGSVMAIAAALLPLYLGYGLVAGVVTALLAGAVAGLLNGVLVAVVRIQPIVATLALLVGGRGLAIVLVDGQIKDIRNDALLSFGSGDAAGIPYVVWLAAVLSIAVGLLVRYTTFGRRLVAVGDNRSASALAGLPVRRVLIVTYVLSGLLAAVAGIVATARLTASDPSSIGNLYELSAITAVVVGGTSLSGGRVRILGTVMGALLIQLIRATLIKNDLPDSIAQLVQAAIIVLAVYAQRERRAGAA
- a CDS encoding sugar ABC transporter ATP-binding protein, yielding MTEGNPVLEARAVGKRFPGVVALSGVDIQLRAGEVHALVGENGAGKSTLIKLLTGVYQPDDGELVYRGEPVRFGRPLDAQAAGISTIYQEVNLVPLLSVAANIFLGREPRNRFGLVDHRAMTAAAAQLLGSLGVDAEVSRPLRTLGLGTQQMVAVARAVAVDARAVVMDEPTSSLEAAEVATLFEVVARLKSQGVAVLYVSHRLDELYRICDRVTVLRDGRVVHSGLLADLPRLRLVAAMLGRDLDEVRREGTTRFEGESSVATGEAPVLEAVGLTRRHVLDGVSLTVRPGEIVGLGGLLGAGRSETARAIAGAMPLDGGTVTVAGRRIRTGSVPAAIAAGVVMLPEDRKADGIVPGLSVRDNIALAALPALSRAGIVSRRKQDAIVDRFVSRLRIKASSPDQKVGELSGGNQQKVLLARLLARNPKLLLLDEPTRGIDIGAKAEVQGLIDELAAEGLGVVLISSEFDEVVEGSDSVVVLRDGRAVATLRGDQVTEEALLDALAAEESDG
- a CDS encoding DeoR/GlpR family DNA-binding transcription regulator, translating into MFAAERRQRILDLVRSSGAISLRELARQLQTSEVTVRRDLRALESEGLLDRRHGGAVLPGGLAHEPSYSEKAQVAAAEKAAIAELALSLVSDGDALVIGAGTTTQAFARRLTTFAELTVVTNSLMVAQALARARGVEVVMTGGSLRGSIHALVGSMTEQALSSVRGTRAFISGNGLTAARGLSTPNVAVAGVDRALAAAGREIVVLADHTKIGVDATMQTVPPADIVHLVTDDRADPAQLAELGSAGIQVHVASTQAAEEPSSARS
- a CDS encoding ABC transporter substrate-binding protein, which produces MTVRRARYLTAALVCLPLALTACAKSEDSTASSGSGSSSGGAQVVETPSASAGPGCTLQTYGATKLDLTQATVGFSQSEKEANPFRIAETQSIKDEASKLGVKKLLTTNANSQLSKQISDIQDMINQGAQALIVAPLNSDGLEPALNAAKAKKIPVLTIDRKINATACDTYVAFLGSNFVEQGKKAAQQMSTAMGGKGKVAILLGSSGNNVTTDRTKGFVDELKASSPGITVVAQQTGDFARDKGQTVMEQIIAAQPGITGVYAENDEMALGALVALKSAGKTPGKDVQVVSVDGTRNAVQKIVDGEMAAVVESNPRFGPLAFKTLTDFYNGTSIPENVIISDKLYTKDNASSEVANAY
- a CDS encoding histidine kinase, yielding MESACPDVGDRPDWASGTGAIPEGWLFAPRLARALVAVVFAGLGTVAVLRIFTAPDAGPHQALAVGYLLVLLAAQLPFLRRLPASYRSPLGATALVAQGALAYLPFLEFGRSWAGMPGFLAGSCLLALPRVAAWTAFVAVVASTACIQDVLAGTRFETAYGTVATVITGLLVYGLARLAALVEELRDARAEVARLAVAGERLRVSRDLHDLIGYSISAIALKSELTGRLIRTSPDQACEENNEVQDISRRALADVRAVARGYREMSLVEEVFSARSMLLAADIRTRVDVSGTDMLPQDVGTVLAIVLRESVTNVLRHSEATTCEIAVRRVGGCVTLGITNDGVTDHLGEGPDGGSGLDSLSARMATVNGRLSTETLSGDRWRLRAVVTLDRQRTPVAAEPSAERAC
- a CDS encoding response regulator transcription factor; the protein is MISVLLAEDMHIVRAALVALLGMEPDIKVVAGVASGDEIVPTALRLRPDVAVIDVDLPGLDGLSAAEQLHELLPDCRTVILTSMGQPGIMRRALSAKVCGFLVKDAPATELADAIRKVAAGLRVIDNQLALDAWDTRTCPLTTRELEALRLCSEGHGVGEIATRLCLTKGTVRNYLTSAAAKLNARNRVDAIRIADDAGWL
- a CDS encoding ABC transporter permease; amino-acid sequence: MSLVSTVPAQDAAAGTGRRERIAAVVQRSGAYIVLLLMVIVSSFAFDSFATTGNAQNIAIQSSFLAIVALGMTFVILSGGIDLSVGSVFALGGVLAAYGIRWGSLAALLLPLLVCGAIGLLNGVLVAYGRLAPFIVTLATLLGARGLLLVITDEGSITRIIPSDSLLVRAAQGSFLGLGWPVWIAVGLFALGALVLQRTRTGRSVLAIGGSRDAALLMGLPVARRTMLLYLASGLLAGLAGALAAAYSGSGVTIVGVGLELDAIAAVVIGGTLLTGGAGTIGGTLCGVLLLRVIQNVINQIGTLGSSYQSVVSGGFLVVVVVIQAYLSREQRL
- a CDS encoding phytase, whose product is MGVLLAVAMAAMPAAPAGAAVVQPTGNATATVETAPVLSTGDAADDPAIWVNAADPARSAVIGNDKGGSLEVYDLAGTRIQRITEGFFGNVDVRHAVPTGAGTVDVVGVYRLGLRFYRIDPATRTLSNITDDPTGSIKAPFSGEGFCLYHSPSTGRLSAFVDARDGRIAQFELGDTDGDGLIDGRLVRSWDVGTEVEGCVADDGLGDLYVSEEGVGIWKYGAEPTAGTTPADRVLVDSVTTSGGRLVPDIEGLTIVYQPNGTGYLMASSQAASNTANFYAVYERQGANAFVRTFRVVNGATVDGCGRTDGIDAVAQNMGPAFPNGMFVCQDNNNSVPGVSGNQNFKFVPLERVVGLNQQPPANTPPTARFTSSCAGLSCTLDGSGSSDAEGAIASYHWDFGDGSTGSGVRPAHAYGAAGTYQVTLTVTDSAGATGAVTHPVVAGSVAGAIAFRGEASTVVNGTAPGVTVPAAVQAGDGLLLYATLNITTTTVTAPAGWTQVANFVTASARTLVWKKAAAPGDAGSRVALGLSATTKVALQLAAYGGTAANPVVATRSDTANTLGHPTPVVTVPAGGWVVSYWADKSATTTAWTAPAGVTVRAEPLGTGGGRITSLLADSGGAVPAGTAGGLTATTDAPSRAASVTIALAPA